One stretch of Glycine soja cultivar W05 chromosome 7, ASM419377v2, whole genome shotgun sequence DNA includes these proteins:
- the LOC114420437 gene encoding receptor-like protein 9b → MSSLKTLDLSDNQLFGEIPEGIFGVLYQSKGYTYIGTYKAEHSPFESQSLYWRYTKGVVPIDRFKHTTPFSSQFFWCIFNCLGKVPFEIKYPDLFLEILSGRILVDHKYCMPFDTPILPNVEEKANFTSKNRTNTYTGRILAYMSGVDLSSNKLLRNIPSELGNMRRIRSLNLSHDDLTGQIPTTFSNLVHGKSLNLSFNKLSGQIPPQLSVLSSLDVFIVAHNNLSGATPERKGQFSTFEESSYKGNQFLCGPPLPKSCNPLPLILPNDEGSDSLVDMFVFYVSFVVSYISALLVTAAALYINPYWRQAWVYYIELMNLNCYYFIMDNLCKLFKNENM, encoded by the exons ATGAGCTCATTAAAGACATTGGATCTTTCTGACAATCAATTGTTTGGAGAAATACCTGAGGGCATATTTGGAGTTCTGTACCAATCCAAGGGATATACTTACATAG GAACATACAAGGCTGAACATTCTCCTTTTGAAAGTCAATCGCTTTACTGGCGCTATACCAAAGGAGTTGTGCCAATTGATAGATTTAAGCATACTACACCtttctcatcacaatttttCTGGTGCATATTCAATTGCTTAGGTAAAGTGCCTTTTGAGATTAAGTACCCTGATTTATTCTTGGAAATATTGTCTGGCCGGATTTTGGTAGATCACAAATATTGCATGCCTTTTGACACACCAATATTACCAAATGTGGAAGAGAAAGCAAATTTCACTTCAAAGAATAGAACCAACACTTACACGGGGAGAATCCTTGCTTACATGTCTGGAGTTGACTTGTCAAGCAATAAACTATTGAGGAATATCCCATCTGAGCTTGGAAACATGAGAAGAATTCGATCATTAAACTTGTCACATGATGATTTGACAGGGCAAATTCCGACTACATTCTCCAATTTGGTACACGGAAAGAGTTTGAATCTTTCATTTAACAAGTTGAGTGGCCAAATTCCTCCACAATTGAGTGTGTTATCCTCCCTTGATGTATTCATTGTAGCGCACAATAACTTATCTGGTGCAACACCTGAAAGAAAAGGACAATTTTCAACATTTGAAGAAAGCAGCTACAAGGGTAATCAATTCCTTTGTGGACCTCCACTACCAAAAAGTTGCAATCCTCTACCTCTTATTTTACCAAATGATGAAGGTAGTGATAGTTTGGTGGACATGTTTGTTTTCTATGTGAGCTTTGTTGTGTCATACATATCAGCTTTGTTGGTAACCGCAGCAGCTTTATATATTAATCCTTACTGGAGGCAAGCATGGGTTTACTACATAGAATTGATGAACCTGAATTGCTACTACTTTATCATGGATAATTTGtgtaagttatttaaaaatgaaaatatgtaa